Proteins co-encoded in one Thermochromatium tepidum ATCC 43061 genomic window:
- a CDS encoding arsenate reductase ArsC, which produces MTDKVFNVLFLCTGNSARSIFAERIIERWGAGRFRGFSAGSHPRGEVHPLTLELLRRNNYLTDGLRSKDWAEFAKPDAPQMDFVITVCDKAKGETCPVWPGQPMIAHWGTADPAAVEGDELTRLNAFRTAFREIENRIKIFVSLPFASLDRLRLQHELNRIGKT; this is translated from the coding sequence ATGACCGATAAAGTCTTCAATGTGCTCTTTCTTTGTACTGGAAATTCCGCCCGCAGCATCTTCGCCGAACGCATCATTGAACGCTGGGGCGCGGGGCGTTTTCGCGGCTTCAGCGCCGGAAGCCACCCCAGGGGCGAGGTGCATCCCCTGACGCTGGAGCTGCTGCGACGCAACAACTATTTGACCGACGGACTGCGCAGCAAGGATTGGGCGGAGTTCGCCAAGCCGGATGCGCCTCAGATGGATTTCGTCATCACTGTCTGCGACAAGGCCAAGGGCGAGACGTGCCCGGTCTGGCCCGGCCAACCGATGATCGCCCATTGGGGCACCGCGGATCCAGCCGCCGTGGAGGGCGACGAGCTGACGCGGCTCAATGCCTTTCGCACGGCCTTTCGCGAGATCGAGAACCGTATCAAGATCTTTGTCTCACTGCCCTTCGCCTCGCTCGACAGATTAAGGCTCCAGCATGAGCTCAACCGCATCGGTAAGACCTGA
- the modC gene encoding molybdenum ABC transporter ATP-binding protein, which yields MSRIHARFHLDYPDFSLDVDLDLPGRGVTALFGHSGSGKTTLLRLIAGLQRARAGHLSVNGEVWQDGETFVPTHQRPLGYVFQEASLFPHLSARGNLAYGMKRAGDVMGQEALAQAVELLGISHLLDRRPHQLSGGERQRVAIARALALHPRLLLMDEPLAALDLKRKQEILPYLERLHDQLEIPMLYVSHSPDEVARLADTVVVMEQGRVRAQGPVNEIFSQLDLALAQAPEASALIEGVVLSHDDDYALTQLEIPGGRLSVARLDCDIHERVRVRIHARDVSLALDEPRTSSILNILPAVILELREIDQGQVLVKLCPGANEKAPFLARITRQSRDRLRLYEGQQVYAQVKTVALMD from the coding sequence ATGAGCCGCATCCACGCCCGTTTCCATCTCGACTATCCGGATTTTTCGCTCGATGTGGATCTCGACCTGCCGGGACGTGGGGTTACCGCTCTCTTCGGTCATTCCGGTTCGGGCAAGACCACGCTGTTGCGTCTGATCGCCGGTCTGCAGCGGGCGCGTGCCGGCCATCTGAGCGTGAACGGCGAGGTCTGGCAGGATGGCGAGACCTTTGTGCCCACGCATCAGCGCCCGCTCGGCTATGTCTTCCAGGAGGCCAGTCTCTTCCCGCATCTCTCCGCGCGGGGCAATCTGGCCTATGGGATGAAGCGTGCGGGCGACGTCATGGGCCAGGAGGCGCTGGCCCAGGCGGTCGAACTGCTCGGCATCAGTCATCTGCTCGACCGCCGTCCGCACCAGCTCTCCGGGGGAGAGCGCCAGCGCGTCGCCATCGCGCGTGCCCTCGCGCTCCATCCGCGTCTGCTGTTGATGGACGAGCCGCTCGCCGCGCTCGATCTCAAGCGCAAGCAGGAGATCCTGCCCTATCTGGAGCGTCTGCACGATCAGCTCGAGATTCCGATGCTCTATGTGAGCCACTCGCCCGACGAGGTGGCGCGGCTGGCCGATACCGTGGTGGTGATGGAACAGGGGCGCGTGCGCGCCCAAGGGCCGGTGAACGAGATCTTCAGCCAGCTCGATCTGGCGCTCGCCCAGGCCCCGGAGGCGAGCGCCCTCATCGAGGGCGTGGTCTTGAGTCATGACGACGACTATGCCCTGACGCAGCTGGAGATCCCAGGTGGGCGGCTGAGCGTGGCGCGGCTCGATTGCGACATCCATGAGCGGGTACGGGTGCGCATCCATGCACGCGATGTCAGCCTGGCCCTGGACGAACCCCGAACCTCTAGCATCCTCAACATCCTGCCGGCAGTGATCCTGGAGCTGCGCGAGATCGATCAGGGACAGGTGCTGGTCAAGCTTTGTCCCGGGGCGAATGAGAAGGCACCGTTTCTGGCGCGTATCACCCGCCAGTCGCGCGACCGCCTACGGCTATACGAGGGACAGCAGGTCTATGCACAGGTCAAGACGGTCGCTTTGATGGATTGA
- the modB gene encoding molybdate ABC transporter permease subunit, protein MVLTDSDLQAIGLTVRLAGIVTLILLVVGTPIAWWLARTRHWLKGPIGALVALPLVLPPSVLGFYLLLAMGPHGPVGQLTQALGVGLLPFTFWGLVVASVFYSLPFMVQPLQNAFESIGERPLEVAATLRASPLDTFFTVVVPLALPGFLTAAILTFAHTVGEFGVVLMIGGNLPGETRVASVQIYDHVEALEYAAAHRLSAVMLIFSFLVLLVLYAWRPNTKKWS, encoded by the coding sequence ATGGTGTTGACCGACAGCGATCTGCAGGCCATCGGGCTCACCGTCCGCCTGGCCGGCATCGTGACCTTGATCCTGCTGGTGGTGGGCACGCCCATCGCCTGGTGGCTGGCGCGCACCCGGCATTGGCTGAAAGGCCCCATCGGCGCCCTGGTCGCCCTGCCGTTGGTGCTGCCGCCGTCGGTGCTGGGCTTTTATCTGTTGCTGGCGATGGGGCCGCATGGGCCGGTCGGGCAACTGACTCAGGCGCTGGGTGTAGGGCTCCTGCCCTTTACCTTCTGGGGTCTGGTGGTGGCCTCGGTGTTTTACTCGCTGCCGTTTATGGTGCAGCCGTTGCAGAATGCCTTTGAGTCGATCGGCGAGCGTCCGCTCGAGGTCGCCGCGACCCTGCGGGCCTCGCCCCTGGATACCTTCTTCACCGTGGTGGTGCCGCTGGCCCTGCCGGGTTTTCTGACCGCCGCGATTCTCACCTTCGCCCACACGGTGGGTGAGTTCGGCGTCGTGCTGATGATCGGCGGCAATCTGCCGGGCGAGACCCGGGTCGCCTCGGTCCAGATCTATGATCATGTCGAGGCGCTGGAGTATGCCGCCGCCCATCGGCTCTCGGCGGTGATGCTGATCTTCTCCTTCCTGGTGCTGCTGGTGCTCTATGCCTGGCGGCCCAATACCAAGAAGTGGTCCTAA
- a CDS encoding sulfite exporter TauE/SafE family protein, whose product MSGISHLARAGQGLLAGGLIGTLGGLIGLGGAEFRLPVLVGLFRLDTLEAIIFNKAMSLVVVAVALFARLGTIPVGEMLEHAGVVLNLLAGSLIGAWWAAGHAMTMARRWLDRVVMVLLVGLALLLLSEAWLGLGDAAAALIAEGWLRLGLGLLAGFGIGMVAALLGVAGGELLIPTIVLLYGLDIKLAGSLSLAVSLPTMIAGFTRYTQSDAFTVLGRERPLFGAMAAGSILGAVLGGLMLGWVPTQWLTTLLGVILLISAIKTFQHSH is encoded by the coding sequence ATGAGTGGGATCAGTCACCTAGCCCGTGCCGGTCAAGGCCTTCTGGCCGGCGGGCTCATCGGCACACTCGGCGGGCTCATCGGCTTGGGCGGGGCGGAGTTCCGCCTGCCCGTCCTGGTGGGACTCTTCAGGCTCGATACCCTGGAGGCGATCATCTTCAACAAGGCGATGAGCCTGGTGGTGGTGGCTGTGGCCCTGTTCGCGCGTCTCGGCACCATTCCCGTCGGAGAGATGCTAGAGCATGCCGGGGTGGTCCTCAATCTACTGGCGGGGAGCCTGATCGGTGCCTGGTGGGCCGCCGGGCACGCCATGACGATGGCGCGGCGTTGGCTTGATCGCGTCGTCATGGTGCTACTGGTCGGGCTGGCGCTGTTGCTGTTGTCCGAAGCCTGGCTGGGTCTTGGCGACGCCGCGGCGGCGCTGATCGCGGAGGGCTGGCTGCGTCTCGGCCTGGGTCTGCTCGCCGGATTCGGCATCGGGATGGTCGCCGCCCTGCTGGGGGTGGCGGGCGGTGAGCTGCTCATCCCGACCATCGTGCTGCTCTACGGGCTGGACATCAAGCTGGCCGGCAGTCTCTCGCTGGCGGTCAGTCTGCCGACCATGATCGCCGGCTTCACCCGCTACACCCAGTCAGACGCCTTTACCGTGCTGGGGCGCGAGCGACCCCTATTCGGTGCCATGGCGGCGGGTTCCATCCTCGGTGCCGTCCTGGGCGGGCTGATGCTGGGCTGGGTACCGACCCAGTGGCTAACGACCCTGCTCGGGGTGATCCTCCTGATCTCGGCCATTAAGACCTTTCAACACAGCCATTGA
- the modA gene encoding molybdate ABC transporter substrate-binding protein, translated as MRLTKTLLLATTLLLSLSAHAEKISIAAAADLKFAMDEIVTAFKKTHPTDEITVIYGSSGKFHTQIQQGAPYDLYFSADIDFPRALVKEGLAASDVRPYAFGRIVLWSTRLDATRMTLQSLTDPAITRIAIANPQHAPYGKRAEEALRSAKIWDQVEPKLVYGENIAHTAQFVQTGNAQVGIIALSLALNPELASQGGYWLIPDDLHEPLEQGFIITERAAGNALARSFADYMDSPEARRIMTHYGFVLPGEALEP; from the coding sequence ATGCGCCTGACCAAGACACTCCTGCTTGCCACAACATTGCTGCTCTCGCTGTCCGCCCACGCCGAAAAGATCAGCATCGCGGCGGCAGCGGATCTCAAATTCGCCATGGACGAGATCGTGACCGCGTTCAAGAAGACCCACCCGACGGATGAGATCACGGTGATCTACGGCTCGTCTGGCAAGTTCCACACCCAGATCCAGCAGGGCGCGCCCTATGATCTCTATTTCTCGGCCGACATCGACTTTCCCCGTGCCCTGGTGAAGGAGGGGCTCGCCGCCTCCGACGTCAGGCCCTACGCCTTCGGTCGCATTGTGCTCTGGAGCACTCGCCTGGATGCCACCAGGATGACGCTCCAGAGCCTGACCGATCCGGCCATCACCCGCATCGCGATCGCCAATCCCCAGCACGCACCCTACGGCAAGCGCGCCGAAGAGGCGCTGCGCTCCGCCAAGATCTGGGACCAGGTCGAACCCAAGCTGGTCTATGGCGAGAACATCGCCCACACCGCCCAGTTCGTGCAGACCGGCAACGCCCAGGTGGGTATCATCGCCCTGTCCCTGGCGCTCAACCCAGAACTGGCCAGCCAGGGTGGCTATTGGTTGATCCCGGACGACCTGCATGAGCCATTGGAACAAGGCTTCATCATCACCGAGCGGGCGGCGGGCAATGCCCTGGCCAGGTCGTTCGCCGACTATATGGACAGCCCTGAGGCGCGCCGGATCATGACCCACTATGGCTTCGTCCTGCCCGGCGAAGCACTGGAACCCTGA
- the modA gene encoding molybdate ABC transporter substrate-binding protein, whose protein sequence is MRLLPSVPVLSLALTMALFSWSAQAEKITIAAAADLKFAMDEIVTAFKKTHPTDEITVIYGSAGKFFTQIQQGAPYDLYFSADIAFPHELENKGLAGSTITPYAIGRIVLWSTDLDASQMTLQSLTDPAITRIAIANPQHAPYGRRAEEALRASGLWERLQPKLVLGEDMIQVSQFVQSGNAQVGIISLSFALNPELARKGGYWLIPDTLHEPLEQAFIITKRAEHNALARAFADYMQTPDARATMTAYGFVLPGETAASSH, encoded by the coding sequence ATGCGCCTTCTTCCAAGCGTTCCTGTTCTGAGTCTGGCCCTGACCATGGCCCTGTTTTCGTGGTCGGCTCAGGCCGAAAAGATCACCATCGCTGCCGCAGCGGATCTCAAATTCGCCATGGACGAGATCGTGACCGCGTTCAAGAAGACCCACCCGACGGATGAGATCACGGTGATCTACGGCTCGGCCGGAAAGTTTTTCACCCAGATTCAGCAGGGTGCGCCCTACGATCTCTATTTTTCCGCCGACATCGCCTTTCCGCACGAGTTGGAGAACAAGGGCCTGGCCGGCTCCACGATCACACCCTACGCCATCGGTCGGATCGTGCTCTGGAGCACGGATTTGGACGCTAGCCAGATGACGCTTCAGAGTCTCACCGATCCTGCCATCACCCGCATTGCCATCGCCAATCCCCAGCATGCCCCTTACGGGCGACGCGCCGAGGAGGCGCTGCGCGCCTCCGGGCTGTGGGAGAGGCTCCAGCCAAAGCTGGTGCTGGGCGAGGACATGATTCAGGTGTCGCAATTCGTGCAGAGCGGCAATGCCCAGGTTGGCATCATCTCGCTGTCCTTCGCCCTCAATCCCGAGCTGGCCAGGAAGGGGGGCTATTGGCTGATTCCCGACACCCTGCATGAACCCCTGGAACAAGCCTTCATCATCACCAAGCGTGCCGAGCACAATGCCCTGGCCCGCGCCTTCGCCGACTACATGCAAACCCCGGACGCGCGCGCCACGATGACCGCCTATGGGTTCGTGCTACCGGGTGAAACGGCCGCTTCGAGCCACTAA
- the modD gene encoding ModD protein: protein MQTSPDGVLDDGALWQLLAEDAPYGDLTTEALAIGARAGCIRFFARDPMTVCGTEEAYRLCELSGARAELHVASGQFAPPDTLLLEAEGTAEVLHRVWKTAQTLLEWCSGVASCAAEIQAAARRGHPDARVAGTRKNVPGVRRLAVKAFRAGGAVMHRCGLSESVLIFAEHRQFLGDETPATTLTRVRRHCPKQPIVVEVHSRDQALAWAGADVLQLEKFTPAAVAETVAALNNCAATPLIAAAGGIHAGNAEDYARAGARLLVTSAPHQAPPRDVQVRFVPA, encoded by the coding sequence ATGCAAACCTCCCCCGACGGTGTTCTGGATGATGGCGCTCTGTGGCAGTTGCTGGCCGAGGATGCGCCCTATGGCGATCTCACCACCGAGGCACTCGCGATCGGGGCGCGGGCAGGGTGCATCCGCTTTTTCGCTCGCGATCCAATGACCGTTTGCGGCACCGAGGAGGCTTACCGACTCTGCGAGCTGAGCGGCGCTCGTGCTGAATTGCACGTCGCTTCCGGTCAGTTCGCTCCACCCGACACCCTGTTGCTCGAAGCCGAAGGCACGGCAGAGGTGCTGCATCGGGTCTGGAAAACCGCACAGACCCTGCTTGAATGGTGCTCGGGGGTGGCCAGTTGTGCGGCTGAGATTCAGGCCGCCGCGCGGCGCGGTCATCCGGATGCCAGGGTCGCCGGCACCCGCAAAAATGTCCCCGGTGTGCGGCGGCTGGCGGTCAAGGCGTTTCGTGCCGGCGGGGCGGTAATGCATCGCTGCGGCCTGTCGGAAAGCGTGCTGATCTTTGCCGAGCATCGTCAGTTTCTTGGTGACGAAACCCCCGCGACCACCTTGACCCGAGTACGGCGGCACTGTCCCAAACAGCCGATCGTGGTTGAGGTTCACAGCCGAGACCAGGCGCTGGCCTGGGCCGGAGCCGATGTGCTGCAACTAGAGAAATTCACGCCGGCCGCCGTGGCCGAGACCGTCGCCGCACTGAACAACTGCGCGGCGACCCCGCTGATCGCCGCCGCCGGCGGGATCCATGCCGGCAATGCCGAGGACTATGCCCGCGCCGGGGCGCGTCTGCTGGTCACCAGTGCCCCGCATCAGGCCCCGCCACGCGACGTACAGGTGCGCTTCGTACCGGCTTGA
- a CDS encoding TOBE domain-containing protein, with amino-acid sequence MTRRLEQCLETSSALRLELNRQRFAGHGRIDLLRRINETGSIARAAKSLGLSYKQAWDAVDAMNNLSPEPLVRRQVGGRHGGGTELTEEGRRLIAVYEAAETEHRRFLERLSRSVQDFDHFQTLLGVMSMKVSTRNHLRGVVSAITPGAVNTEVRLDINGAPLVAIITNDSVAALGLTVGTEAFALIKASFVILATEDGGLKTSARNRLCGVVERIVTGAVNTEVVLALDGGTRLTAMITNESVTNLGLAVGRRACALIKASHVILAVKD; translated from the coding sequence ATGACGCGCCGTCTCGAACAATGTCTGGAAACCAGCAGCGCGCTGCGACTGGAGCTGAACCGACAGCGCTTCGCCGGTCATGGCCGTATCGACCTATTGCGCCGGATCAATGAGACCGGTTCGATCGCGCGCGCGGCCAAGTCACTGGGCCTGTCCTACAAACAGGCCTGGGACGCGGTCGATGCCATGAACAATCTCTCACCCGAGCCGCTGGTGCGGCGTCAGGTCGGCGGACGGCATGGCGGCGGGACCGAGCTCACCGAGGAGGGACGACGCCTGATCGCGGTTTACGAGGCAGCAGAGACGGAGCACCGCCGTTTTCTCGAACGCCTGAGTCGGAGCGTGCAGGATTTCGATCATTTTCAAACGTTACTTGGAGTCATGAGCATGAAAGTCAGCACCCGTAATCATCTGCGCGGCGTCGTGTCCGCGATCACCCCCGGCGCGGTCAACACCGAGGTCAGGCTCGATATCAACGGCGCCCCCTTGGTCGCCATCATCACCAATGACAGTGTTGCTGCGCTGGGTCTCACGGTCGGCACTGAGGCCTTTGCCCTCATCAAGGCGTCATTCGTCATCCTGGCTACCGAGGACGGCGGACTCAAGACCTCGGCGCGCAACCGGCTGTGTGGAGTCGTCGAGCGTATCGTCACGGGCGCGGTCAACACTGAGGTCGTCCTGGCGCTCGACGGCGGGACGCGCCTGACGGCCATGATCACCAACGAGAGCGTCACGAATCTGGGGTTGGCTGTGGGCCGGCGTGCCTGCGCACTGATCAAGGCGTCGCATGTCATCCTGGCCGTGAAGGACTGA
- a CDS encoding sigma-70 family RNA polymerase sigma factor, translating to MHRTPPCLLNAWSRHAPELKRYLDHRLGDVDEAADLLQDAFIKALRLGRGFCGVRNPRAWLFQVVRNTLTDRLRAQREHLPLSEDLPAPSNTPLSPLDRLTECLPRVLAELSEADRLALTLCDIEGQPQQALADRLGLSLPGAKSRLQRARTRLQRRLIEVCQVRFDEQGHVCCFTPRDIE from the coding sequence ATGCACCGCACGCCGCCCTGCCTTCTGAACGCCTGGTCGCGTCATGCGCCCGAGCTGAAACGCTATCTCGATCATCGTCTGGGCGATGTCGATGAGGCGGCGGATCTGCTCCAGGACGCCTTCATCAAGGCGCTGCGCCTGGGTCGGGGATTCTGCGGGGTTCGGAATCCGCGTGCCTGGCTGTTCCAGGTGGTGCGCAACACCCTGACCGATCGTCTGCGCGCGCAACGCGAACACCTACCGCTCAGCGAGGATCTCCCCGCACCCTCTAACACACCCCTGTCGCCGCTGGATCGACTCACGGAGTGTCTGCCGCGCGTGCTCGCCGAGCTGTCCGAGGCCGACCGGCTGGCGCTGACGCTCTGCGACATCGAGGGCCAACCCCAGCAGGCCCTTGCCGACCGGCTCGGCCTGTCGCTGCCTGGCGCCAAGTCGCGCCTCCAGCGTGCCCGGACACGCTTGCAACGACGGCTGATCGAGGTCTGTCAGGTGCGTTTCGACGAACAGGGTCATGTCTGCTGTTTCACGCCACGCGATATCGAGTGA
- the moaA gene encoding GTP 3',8-cyclase MoaA has product MSHAPLTDPFGRCIDYLRLSVTDRCDLRCGYCLPKGFKGFEEQAHWLTFDEIERVVAAFTALGVRRVRLTGGEPLMRRGLTELAARLSALPGLDDLSLSSNATRLELLAAPLARAGVRRLNVSLDSLNPEVFRQITGGDLKRVLGGIAAAREAGMDPIRVNTVVMRGVNDAEIEDLLDYCARHGFTLRLIETMPMGATGRAAASTFGDLEPIKQRLEQRFELIPDILPGGGPARYYRVAGTDTRLGFITPISQHFCATCNRVRLSVDGTLYLCLGQDHSYPLRDLLRAGIGADELQAHLRQAMALKPERHAFNERPGQVVRFMSMTGG; this is encoded by the coding sequence ATGAGTCACGCCCCCTTGACCGACCCCTTCGGTCGCTGCATCGACTATCTACGTCTCTCGGTCACGGATCGCTGTGACCTGCGCTGCGGATACTGTCTTCCCAAGGGCTTCAAGGGCTTCGAGGAACAGGCACACTGGCTGACCTTCGACGAGATCGAGCGTGTGGTCGCGGCCTTCACGGCGCTGGGCGTGCGTCGGGTGCGTCTGACCGGCGGTGAACCGCTGATGCGGCGCGGCCTGACCGAGCTGGCCGCACGTCTGTCGGCCCTGCCCGGTCTCGACGATCTCTCGCTGTCGAGCAATGCCACCCGATTGGAGTTGCTCGCCGCGCCGCTGGCGCGCGCCGGGGTGCGGCGGCTCAATGTCAGTCTCGACAGTCTGAATCCGGAGGTCTTCCGCCAGATCACGGGCGGCGATCTCAAGCGGGTGCTGGGCGGCATCGCGGCGGCGCGAGAGGCCGGCATGGACCCGATCCGGGTCAATACGGTGGTCATGCGCGGCGTCAACGACGCCGAGATCGAGGATCTCCTCGATTACTGTGCGAGGCATGGGTTCACCCTGCGTCTGATCGAGACCATGCCGATGGGCGCCACCGGGCGGGCCGCCGCGAGCACCTTCGGCGACCTGGAACCGATCAAGCAGCGTCTGGAGCAGCGTTTCGAGCTGATCCCGGACATCCTGCCCGGCGGCGGTCCTGCCCGTTATTACCGGGTTGCCGGAACCGACACCCGGCTTGGCTTCATCACGCCCATTTCGCAGCACTTCTGCGCCACCTGCAATCGGGTGCGTCTGAGCGTCGACGGCACGCTCTATCTGTGTCTGGGCCAGGACCACAGCTATCCGCTGCGCGATCTGCTGCGTGCCGGGATCGGTGCGGACGAACTCCAGGCGCATCTGCGTCAAGCGATGGCCCTGAAGCCCGAGCGCCATGCGTTCAACGAGCGCCCTGGGCAGGTGGTGCGCTTCATGTCGATGACTGGGGGCTGA
- a CDS encoding FmdE family protein translates to MIKANDFYEHGLALHGHKCPAMPMGLRVGAAALNALGVERAADGQLLALLELGEDHCATCFADGVQMVTGCTFGKGNIKKLHYGKWGVTLIEVASGRAVRVTPKAEAMLANKQTAFFKDYREKGIPASKVPLEIVQPLVDRVMSAPDEQLLTVGPIFEHPIEHHAHSFAGLVCEICGEMVVEGYARLVGEQRVCIPCRERITGIREPRSAA, encoded by the coding sequence ATGATCAAAGCCAACGATTTCTATGAGCACGGCCTTGCTCTGCACGGCCATAAATGTCCGGCGATGCCGATGGGACTGCGCGTTGGCGCGGCGGCGCTCAACGCGCTCGGCGTCGAGCGCGCTGCCGACGGTCAACTCCTGGCCCTGCTGGAACTGGGCGAGGACCATTGCGCCACATGCTTTGCCGATGGCGTCCAGATGGTCACCGGCTGCACCTTCGGTAAGGGCAACATCAAGAAGTTGCACTACGGCAAATGGGGTGTGACCTTGATCGAAGTCGCCAGCGGGCGAGCCGTGCGGGTCACACCGAAGGCCGAGGCGATGCTGGCCAACAAGCAGACCGCGTTCTTCAAGGACTATCGAGAGAAAGGCATCCCGGCCTCGAAAGTCCCCCTGGAGATCGTCCAGCCGCTGGTCGATCGGGTCATGAGCGCCCCGGATGAGCAGCTCCTCACGGTTGGTCCGATCTTCGAGCATCCGATCGAACATCATGCGCACTCCTTCGCCGGGTTGGTGTGCGAAATCTGCGGCGAGATGGTGGTCGAAGGCTACGCGCGCCTGGTCGGCGAGCAGCGGGTCTGCATCCCCTGTCGTGAGCGGATCACCGGAATCCGCGAGCCGCGGTCGGCCGCATGA
- a CDS encoding sulfite exporter TauE/SafE family protein yields MTLLVLTALITLALTTLFSMAGVGAALILIPVFLAFGIELHTAMAIALLLNALGMTVASITFMRKGLVEWRLVAPILVLAVALSPVGVSTAHGLDRTPLLWLFVVFLVFAAGMMLFYRPKPRSSRASTGATLALGLPVGGAAGFIGGLLGVGGGNIIVPALVASGLEPKRASASASFVVIFASMSGFLAHVQVARIDPALLGVTAVATLAGAALGAWLAAERLSAHSLKRLIALVLLAVAIKTAWGLL; encoded by the coding sequence ATGACTCTCCTCGTTCTCACCGCCCTGATCACGCTCGCCCTGACCACGCTGTTCAGCATGGCCGGGGTGGGGGCGGCGCTGATCCTGATCCCGGTCTTCCTCGCCTTCGGCATCGAGCTGCATACCGCCATGGCCATCGCACTGCTGCTCAATGCGCTTGGGATGACGGTCGCCTCCATCACCTTCATGCGCAAGGGTTTGGTCGAATGGCGGCTGGTCGCGCCCATCCTGGTGCTGGCGGTCGCTTTGTCGCCCGTGGGCGTCTCGACCGCCCACGGACTCGACCGGACGCCGTTGCTGTGGCTGTTCGTGGTCTTTCTGGTCTTCGCCGCCGGCATGATGCTGTTCTACCGGCCCAAGCCGCGTTCGAGCCGAGCCTCCACGGGCGCCACCCTGGCGTTGGGGCTACCGGTCGGCGGCGCGGCGGGCTTCATCGGCGGGCTGCTCGGCGTCGGCGGCGGCAACATCATCGTGCCGGCGCTGGTGGCGTCCGGGCTGGAACCCAAGCGCGCCTCGGCCAGCGCGTCCTTCGTCGTGATCTTCGCCTCGATGAGCGGCTTCCTGGCGCATGTCCAGGTCGCACGCATCGACCCCGCCCTGCTCGGCGTCACGGCTGTCGCGACCCTGGCCGGGGCGGCACTCGGTGCCTGGCTGGCCGCCGAGCGTCTCAGCGCCCATTCGCTGAAGCGCCTCATCGCCTTGGTGCTGCTCGCTGTTGCGATCAAGACCGCCTGGGGGCTGTTGTAA
- a CDS encoding cation diffusion facilitator family transporter, with protein MIHDHPHAHPASADSDRMLMLATALTLGFAGIEAAVGLWAGSLALVADAGHMVNDAAALALAAGAAWLARRGASARHSYGLGRAEFLAALINSAALLALVVWLVISAITRLHTSQAVQGVAVSLTAALGLALNLAVAWMLTRGEETLNTRAALLHVLGDLLGSMAALSSGLIIAVSGWTPIDPLLSLAIGALILVSSLRLLRESVHGLMEGVPLHLDLARVGQALAAVPGVASVHDLHIWAVRSDLPVLTAHLVVPDLAAWEEILEQSHALLRHDFGITHVTLQPEPMTRRVRWGAPSPLGAHGATAATPAERSSRACPPPAAG; from the coding sequence ATGATCCATGACCATCCCCATGCGCATCCTGCCAGCGCCGACAGCGACCGTATGCTGATGCTGGCGACGGCCTTGACACTGGGCTTTGCCGGCATCGAGGCCGCCGTGGGACTGTGGGCCGGATCGCTCGCCCTGGTGGCAGATGCCGGGCACATGGTCAATGATGCCGCCGCGCTGGCCTTGGCGGCTGGCGCGGCCTGGTTGGCAAGACGCGGGGCCTCGGCGCGACACAGCTATGGTTTGGGACGCGCCGAGTTCCTCGCCGCCCTGATCAATAGCGCCGCACTGTTGGCACTGGTCGTCTGGCTGGTGATCTCGGCGATCACGCGTCTGCACACGTCCCAAGCGGTGCAGGGCGTGGCTGTTTCCCTGACCGCCGCGTTGGGTCTGGCACTCAATCTGGCGGTGGCCTGGATGCTGACGCGCGGTGAGGAGACGCTCAATACCCGTGCGGCCCTGCTGCATGTCTTGGGCGATCTGCTCGGCTCGATGGCCGCACTCTCATCGGGCCTCATCATTGCCGTCAGCGGCTGGACCCCCATCGATCCGCTGCTGTCGCTGGCCATCGGCGCGCTCATCCTGGTCTCCAGTCTGCGCCTGCTGCGCGAATCCGTTCATGGCCTGATGGAAGGCGTCCCGCTGCATCTCGATCTGGCGCGTGTCGGTCAGGCCCTGGCAGCCGTGCCGGGCGTCGCCTCGGTCCATGATCTGCATATCTGGGCGGTACGCTCCGACCTGCCAGTGCTGACGGCCCATCTGGTGGTCCCTGATTTGGCCGCCTGGGAAGAGATCCTGGAACAGAGTCACGCCCTTTTGAGGCATGACTTCGGTATTACCCATGTCACCCTGCAACCCGAACCCATGACGCGCCGGGTCCGGTGGGGCGCCCCTTCGCCCCTTGGCGCTCATGGCGCAACGGCCGCCACACCTGCCGAACGCTCAAGCCGAGCTTGTCCCCCACCTGCCGCTGGCTAA